In Rhodobacter xanthinilyticus, a single window of DNA contains:
- a CDS encoding primase-helicase family protein, translating to MTVTMMKPHIVAAQGFDPEHLTTLSRALASWFVRLDNSFFDVDDLGHKRSRVDVEHVAVIRFQEEFPGIPLNNVLLSAVLKRAIHTRHTVIDETILPWNGRVVCRPGDRRRIIVERGVATINAWKEPAYRRFGVGDAEYGVAGEFFDWFFTRPAEKEMFLNWLAWSLQNEGDKPNWAPFFYSAKMGTGKSALGRLLIRLFGEANAITQNNIDKLTGRFNMTLLRSKLVVCEEVNLRPGSGDANTLKTYITEKFTAGEAKGKETERVEQRVCLVLTSNHMPFWIEPEDRRYYIVNVDHEGYARGPRAEEFAALVGRLEDWSADPANIARLYNALMQRQLQADFSAKTLNVDTHGTEIMRQVFGNGRATILDQLKEHLDAKRQHAIAETDVVEVVTGKLHANINTTKHLMSDLGWSKSAVKWGGIDYARALWVRPGYVVERGKIFGPDGFEEALGQHLNDEVEVIR from the coding sequence ATGACAGTAACGATGATGAAGCCGCATATTGTTGCGGCGCAGGGCTTTGACCCTGAACACCTCACCACCCTATCGCGCGCGCTGGCAAGCTGGTTCGTCAGGCTGGATAACAGCTTCTTCGACGTGGACGACCTTGGACACAAGCGCTCACGGGTCGATGTTGAACACGTTGCGGTGATCCGGTTCCAAGAGGAGTTCCCCGGCATCCCGTTGAATAACGTGCTGCTGAGTGCGGTCCTCAAGCGGGCGATCCATACACGCCATACCGTGATCGACGAAACCATTCTGCCTTGGAACGGGCGGGTCGTCTGCCGTCCTGGTGATCGTCGGCGGATTATCGTCGAACGTGGGGTGGCCACCATCAACGCGTGGAAGGAGCCAGCTTATCGGCGGTTTGGCGTTGGTGATGCCGAATACGGCGTGGCAGGTGAGTTCTTCGACTGGTTCTTCACCAGACCGGCAGAGAAGGAAATGTTCCTGAACTGGCTGGCGTGGTCGCTGCAGAACGAAGGGGATAAGCCAAACTGGGCACCGTTCTTCTACTCGGCCAAGATGGGCACGGGCAAGAGTGCGCTGGGTCGCTTGCTGATCCGGCTCTTTGGCGAGGCAAACGCGATCACCCAGAACAATATCGACAAGCTGACCGGGCGGTTCAACATGACGCTTCTGCGCAGTAAACTGGTCGTCTGTGAGGAGGTCAATCTTCGGCCCGGTAGCGGGGATGCCAATACGCTCAAGACCTACATCACCGAGAAGTTCACGGCGGGGGAGGCCAAGGGCAAGGAAACGGAACGCGTGGAGCAACGAGTATGCTTGGTTCTGACCAGCAATCACATGCCGTTCTGGATCGAGCCTGAAGATCGGCGGTATTACATCGTCAACGTCGATCACGAGGGATATGCACGGGGGCCACGGGCAGAGGAGTTCGCGGCCTTGGTAGGTCGGTTGGAGGACTGGTCAGCGGACCCGGCCAATATCGCCCGCCTCTATAACGCGCTGATGCAGCGGCAGTTGCAAGCGGACTTCTCGGCCAAGACGCTGAACGTCGATACCCATGGCACCGAGATCATGCGGCAGGTGTTCGGCAACGGGCGAGCTACGATCCTTGACCAGTTGAAGGAGCATCTGGACGCCAAACGGCAACACGCCATCGCAGAGACTGACGTGGTGGAGGTGGTGACGGGTAAGCTTCATGCCAACATCAACACGACCAAGCATTTGATGTCTGACTTGGGTTGGAGCAAGTCTGCCGTGAAGTGGGGTGGGATCGATTATGCCCGCGCGCTTTGGGTGAGGCCCGGTTACGTGGTTGAACGCGGCAAGATCTTCGGGCCAGATGGCTTTGAGGAAGCGCTAGGTCAGCACCTGAATGACGAGGTGGAGGTGATCCGATGA
- a CDS encoding helix-turn-helix domain-containing protein codes for MAKSIYDEEYQKLIEALKAARKSAGLTQQALADRLQRPQSFVAKVEGCERRLDVVEFLHLCRAIGADPAAIFDTL; via the coding sequence TTGGCGAAGAGCATCTACGACGAGGAGTATCAAAAGCTCATCGAAGCCCTTAAGGCTGCGAGGAAATCTGCTGGCTTGACCCAACAGGCCCTTGCCGACAGGCTTCAACGCCCTCAGTCCTTCGTTGCCAAAGTCGAAGGCTGCGAGCGCCGTCTAGACGTGGTCGAGTTTTTGCATCTATGCCGGGCCATAGGTGCCGATCCAGCCGCCATCTTTGACACGTTGTAG
- a CDS encoding DUF6538 domain-containing protein produces MSVRIQYAYLKQQTWLYRRNYPKELQPVLGQAFKQSLKTGDARVAKARAAEVNAKYEEIITKAKAGGLVEKPQPVQVAVPAFAPVTVIGRVSVGELAKQYLNRRSNELQHGGFKSVRFSVGLFVSCFGARPIGAISRDDALVFTRKVAGLGRHVGKSYRTKGYGLDRLLAASEGERISPQTQRRIVSQVGHFLDWVVYEGQVATNPFKTVRVEAKGKPNHYEAMTDEEVLRLLALNDPKIGAVLQVCLLTGLRAGEAAGLVRGDLILKGNLGWFAWIRPNEVRTLKTDAAERFIPLHSALTPLLASLPKEGRLFPALSVNAITKRFAVLREEAGINRQGVVFHSSRKWFVTQCERAGVPEHFTASIVGHQSARSENRMTYGIYSAGISDEQKRGIVEKLGLPCRH; encoded by the coding sequence ATGTCTGTTCGTATCCAGTATGCCTATCTGAAACAGCAAACGTGGCTTTACCGTCGCAACTACCCCAAGGAACTGCAACCCGTGCTTGGGCAGGCCTTCAAACAGTCGCTGAAGACGGGTGACGCAAGGGTCGCCAAGGCGAGGGCCGCTGAAGTCAACGCCAAGTATGAGGAGATCATCACCAAGGCCAAGGCAGGGGGGCTGGTAGAAAAGCCGCAACCTGTTCAAGTGGCTGTGCCTGCCTTTGCACCAGTGACGGTCATAGGCAGGGTCAGCGTGGGGGAATTGGCCAAGCAATATCTGAACCGCCGCTCTAACGAGTTGCAGCATGGCGGGTTCAAGTCTGTCCGCTTCTCGGTTGGGTTGTTTGTGTCTTGCTTTGGGGCACGTCCAATTGGGGCGATCAGTCGGGACGACGCCTTGGTGTTTACGCGCAAGGTGGCAGGGCTTGGGCGGCATGTTGGCAAGTCCTACCGGACCAAAGGCTATGGGCTGGACAGGCTTCTGGCGGCCAGTGAGGGGGAGAGGATCAGCCCCCAAACCCAAAGACGGATCGTGTCTCAGGTCGGTCACTTCCTGGACTGGGTGGTCTATGAAGGGCAGGTCGCAACCAACCCCTTCAAGACGGTGCGGGTAGAAGCCAAGGGGAAACCCAATCACTATGAGGCCATGACAGATGAGGAGGTGCTGCGCCTGCTTGCGCTGAATGATCCAAAGATCGGGGCTGTCTTGCAGGTCTGTTTGCTGACGGGGCTAAGGGCGGGGGAAGCGGCTGGGTTGGTTCGCGGCGATCTGATCTTGAAGGGCAACTTGGGCTGGTTCGCTTGGATCAGACCCAACGAGGTTCGGACGTTGAAGACTGATGCAGCGGAACGGTTCATTCCCTTACATTCTGCGCTGACGCCTCTGCTGGCCAGTCTACCCAAGGAAGGGCGGCTGTTTCCCGCCTTGTCGGTCAATGCCATCACCAAACGCTTTGCTGTTCTGCGAGAAGAGGCAGGGATCAACAGGCAAGGGGTGGTGTTTCATTCCTCTCGCAAGTGGTTCGTGACGCAATGCGAGCGGGCTGGCGTGCCTGAACATTTCACCGCGTCAATCGTTGGTCATCAGTCGGCAAGGTCAGAGAACCGGATGACCTATGGCATCTACTCAGCCGGGATCAGCGATGAGCAGAAGCGGGGGATTGTCGAGAAGCTGGGGTTGCCATGCCGCCACTGA
- a CDS encoding methyl-accepting chemotaxis protein — protein MTTELEHLLSRTRLNFLLGAALGAVLVITIAWQVGTALPFAASVSTIFVTVAFLGWRLGDTPTGRTLLAQGAVGQAIALTGALTGHPWQVDSHMIFFALLAVIIRLVDIRAIVFAAATIVAHHLVLSVAMPGLLYPGADLLANVSRTLVHGAIVAAETVVLVLAVRNRQQMLASLEERLAEVQAISVEAERARAEAEATAVEAEARRIEADRIAAEAETLRAEAETTARAASEANARAIAASEDLAAERAAQAERQARVVSALKEALHRLSQGDLTVRLQPLEGADYASLSDDFNAAITQLAQAIIMAFNSSTEISGQIEDISAAAENLSSRTEQQAHSLANAAAAINELTSSVQSAAHVAADAASAARSAETLARESTAVVTESISAMHQIEQSSHQIARITSVIDDIAFQTNLLALNAGVEAARAGEAGRGFAVVASEVRDLAQRSAASAQEISGLIDASERQVKNGVDLVNRMVGALDRIASSVEQITARVAEIARSTDEQSRALGEINGSVEQLDHVTQQNVAMFEETTAASRTLNDMAQGLRDAMMLFRTEAAAEELRQAG, from the coding sequence ATGACAACTGAACTCGAACATTTGCTCTCCCGCACGCGGCTGAACTTCTTGCTCGGGGCGGCGCTCGGCGCGGTCCTGGTGATCACCATCGCCTGGCAGGTCGGCACCGCACTGCCCTTCGCCGCCAGCGTCTCGACGATTTTCGTTACCGTCGCCTTCCTCGGCTGGCGCCTGGGGGATACGCCGACCGGCCGCACCCTGCTCGCCCAGGGCGCCGTCGGTCAGGCGATCGCGCTGACCGGCGCGCTCACCGGCCATCCGTGGCAGGTCGACAGCCACATGATCTTCTTCGCATTGCTCGCGGTGATCATCCGCCTCGTCGATATCCGCGCGATCGTGTTCGCCGCTGCCACGATCGTGGCGCATCACCTGGTCCTCTCGGTCGCGATGCCGGGGCTGCTCTACCCGGGCGCCGACCTGCTCGCCAATGTCTCGCGCACCCTCGTCCATGGCGCCATCGTCGCCGCCGAAACCGTCGTGCTCGTGCTCGCCGTGCGCAACCGTCAACAGATGCTAGCCTCGCTCGAGGAGCGCCTCGCCGAGGTCCAGGCGATCTCGGTGGAGGCCGAACGCGCCCGCGCCGAGGCCGAAGCCACCGCGGTTGAGGCCGAAGCCCGCCGCATCGAGGCCGACCGGATCGCCGCCGAGGCCGAGACCCTGCGCGCCGAAGCCGAGACCACCGCGCGCGCCGCCTCCGAGGCCAACGCCCGCGCTATCGCCGCCTCCGAAGATCTCGCCGCCGAGCGCGCCGCCCAGGCCGAGCGTCAGGCCCGCGTCGTCAGCGCGTTGAAAGAGGCGCTGCACCGGCTGTCGCAGGGCGATCTGACCGTGCGCCTGCAACCGCTCGAAGGCGCCGATTACGCCTCGCTCAGCGATGATTTCAACGCCGCGATCACCCAACTCGCGCAAGCGATCATCATGGCGTTCAACAGCTCGACCGAAATCAGCGGCCAGATCGAGGATATCAGCGCCGCCGCCGAAAACCTCTCGAGCCGCACCGAACAACAAGCCCATTCGCTGGCCAATGCCGCCGCCGCGATCAACGAGCTCACCTCCTCGGTGCAATCGGCCGCCCATGTCGCCGCCGACGCCGCGAGCGCCGCGCGCTCGGCCGAAACGCTCGCGCGCGAGAGCACGGCGGTGGTCACGGAATCGATCTCGGCCATGCATCAGATCGAGCAAAGCTCGCACCAGATCGCCCGGATCACCTCGGTGATCGACGATATCGCCTTCCAGACAAACCTACTCGCGCTCAACGCCGGCGTCGAGGCCGCGCGCGCGGGCGAGGCCGGGCGCGGCTTTGCCGTCGTCGCCTCCGAAGTGCGCGATCTGGCCCAGCGCTCGGCTGCCTCCGCGCAGGAGATCAGCGGGCTCATCGATGCCTCGGAGCGGCAGGTGAAGAACGGCGTGGATCTGGTCAACCGGATGGTCGGCGCCCTCGACCGGATCGCGAGCTCGGTCGAACAGATCACCGCCCGCGTCGCCGAAATCGCCCGCTCGACCGATGAGCAATCCCGCGCGCTGGGGGAAATCAACGGCTCGGTCGAGCAGCTCGACCACGTCACCCAGCAAAATGTGGCGATGTTCGAAGAGACGACCGCGGCGAGCCGCACCCTCAACGACATGGCGCAGGGGCTGCGCGATGCGATGATGCTGTTCCGCACCGAGGCGGCGGCAGAAGAGCTGCGTCAGGCGGGCTGA
- a CDS encoding ferritin-like domain-containing protein — translation MERFGPDDIPDLPCPESLAAAAVDVLTTADAMEKTGKSRAYARAWVAGRAAGAPMPVGQAAPPLRPARPARPELLDPREVPRRRPGSEAGRIALLHAIAHIELNAVDLHWDIIARFTDVPMPLGFYDDWVKAADEEAKHFRLVSAGLASMGSHYGALAAHAGMWRAAEDTAEDLLGRLTVVPMVLEARGLDVTPGMIEIFRKSKQPEIVAALEVIYAEEVGHVAYGSKWFNFLCGRHDRDPKESFHALVRRYFFGALKPPFNEEKRAEAGLPPDFYWPLVEGGAPQRG, via the coding sequence ATGGAGCGCTTTGGCCCTGATGACATCCCCGATCTGCCCTGCCCGGAGAGTTTGGCGGCGGCGGCGGTGGATGTGTTGACGACCGCGGATGCGATGGAAAAGACCGGGAAATCGAGGGCTTATGCGCGGGCCTGGGTCGCGGGCCGGGCGGCGGGCGCGCCGATGCCGGTGGGGCAGGCCGCGCCGCCCTTGCGGCCGGCGCGGCCTGCGCGGCCCGAGTTGCTCGACCCGCGCGAGGTGCCGCGCCGCCGCCCGGGCTCGGAGGCGGGGCGGATCGCGCTGCTCCATGCGATCGCCCATATCGAGCTCAACGCGGTTGATCTGCATTGGGACATCATTGCGCGGTTCACCGATGTGCCGATGCCGCTCGGGTTTTACGACGATTGGGTGAAGGCGGCTGATGAGGAGGCCAAGCATTTCCGATTGGTGAGCGCGGGGCTCGCGTCGATGGGCAGCCACTATGGCGCGTTGGCGGCGCATGCGGGGATGTGGCGCGCGGCGGAGGATACGGCGGAGGATCTGCTCGGGCGGCTGACGGTGGTGCCGATGGTGCTCGAGGCGCGCGGGCTCGATGTGACGCCGGGAATGATCGAGATCTTTCGCAAGAGCAAACAGCCCGAGATCGTTGCGGCGCTCGAGGTGATCTATGCCGAGGAGGTGGGCCATGTCGCCTATGGCTCGAAATGGTTCAACTTTCTTTGTGGCCGGCACGACCGCGACCCGAAGGAGAGCTTCCATGCGCTGGTGCGGCGCTATTTCTTCGGGGCGTTGAAGCCGCCGTTCAACGAGGAAAAGCGGGCCGAGGCGGGGCTGCCGCCCGATTTCTACTGGCCATTGGTCGAGGGGGGCGCGCCTCAGCGAGGCTGA
- a CDS encoding sugar O-acetyltransferase → MAQTEREKMLAGELYLASDPELVAAQARAQELLAAFNGAAPGAEAERRAILRDLLGEIGEGVVIKPSLRCDYGTQIRIGARTFINYDAVMLDCAAIEIGADVQIAPGVHLYTATHPLDGPLRRSGAEFALPIRIGDGVWLGGGVIVCPGVTIGANTVVGAGAVVTKDLPANCVAAGNPCRVLRFLGEDGRDPGAA, encoded by the coding sequence ATGGCACAGACGGAACGGGAAAAGATGCTCGCGGGGGAGCTTTATCTGGCGAGCGACCCGGAGCTCGTGGCGGCGCAGGCGCGCGCGCAGGAGCTGTTGGCGGCGTTCAACGGTGCGGCGCCGGGGGCCGAGGCCGAGCGGCGGGCGATCTTGCGCGATCTGCTGGGCGAGATCGGCGAGGGGGTGGTGATCAAGCCGAGCCTGCGGTGCGATTACGGCACCCAGATCCGCATCGGCGCGCGGACCTTCATCAATTATGATGCGGTGATGCTCGATTGCGCGGCGATCGAGATCGGGGCGGATGTGCAGATCGCGCCGGGGGTGCATCTTTACACCGCGACGCATCCGCTCGACGGGCCGCTGCGGCGCTCGGGGGCGGAGTTTGCCCTGCCGATTCGCATCGGCGACGGGGTCTGGCTCGGCGGCGGGGTGATCGTTTGCCCGGGCGTTACGATCGGGGCGAATACGGTCGTGGGGGCGGGCGCGGTGGTGACGAAGGATCTGCCGGCCAATTGCGTGGCGGCGGGCAACCCCTGCCGGGTGCTGCGCTTCTTGGGCGAGGACGGGCGCGACCCGGGGGCGGCGTGA
- the katG gene encoding catalase/peroxidase HPI has product MTKTNETAGKCPVMHGGNTAQGAGVMAWWPNALNLDILHQHDRKTDPMGAGFNYRAALKELDVAALKADLRALMHDSQDWWPADWGSYVGMFARVAWHAAGSYRLADGRGGAGTGNQRFAPLNSWPDNVNTDKGRRLLWPIKKKYGNKISWADLMVLAGTIAYEEAGLKTYGFAFGREDIWHPEKDIYWGSEKEWLAPSDGRYGDVTKPETMENPLAAVQMGLIYVNPEGVNGKPDPAATALQMRETFARMAMNDEETVALTAGGHTIGKCHGNGTVDALSPDPEAAGPEFQGLGWMNTKGRGIGRNTMVSGIEGAWTTNPTKWDMGYFEMLFNNEWELKKSPAGAHQWEPVNLPEAFMAPDVEDPSIKTMPIMTDADMALKVDPIYRAICEKFMADPAYFDECFAKAWFKLTHRDMGPRARWIGPDLPAEDLIWQDPVPAGATDWDIGAVKAAIRASGLARADLIATAWDSARTYRGSDMRGGANGARIRLAPQNGWEGNEPERLARVLAVLEPIAAAHGASVADVIVLGGSVAVEDAAAEAGYPVEVPFAPGRGDASAEMTDVESFAVLEPLADGFRNWAKKDYVVSPEEMLLDRAQLMGLTAPQMTVLIGGMRALGANYGGSPDGVMTDRVGALTPDFFVNLTDMANAWVPVGKNRYEIRDRATGAVKWTASRVDLVFGSNSVLRAYAEVYAQDDNAGKFVEDFVAAWVRVMNADRFDLS; this is encoded by the coding sequence ATGACCAAGACGAACGAGACGGCGGGCAAATGCCCGGTGATGCATGGCGGCAATACCGCGCAAGGTGCCGGGGTGATGGCGTGGTGGCCCAATGCGCTCAACCTCGACATTTTGCACCAGCATGACCGCAAGACCGATCCGATGGGCGCGGGCTTCAACTATCGCGCGGCGCTGAAAGAGCTCGATGTCGCGGCGCTGAAGGCCGATTTGCGGGCGCTGATGCATGACAGCCAGGATTGGTGGCCGGCCGATTGGGGCAGCTATGTGGGCATGTTCGCCCGTGTGGCCTGGCATGCGGCGGGGTCGTACCGGCTCGCCGACGGGCGCGGCGGGGCCGGCACCGGCAACCAGCGTTTCGCGCCGCTCAATTCCTGGCCCGACAACGTCAACACCGACAAGGGCCGCCGGCTGCTCTGGCCGATCAAGAAGAAATACGGCAACAAGATCTCCTGGGCCGATCTGATGGTGCTCGCGGGCACGATCGCCTATGAGGAAGCCGGGCTGAAGACCTATGGTTTCGCCTTCGGGCGCGAGGATATCTGGCACCCGGAGAAGGACATCTACTGGGGCTCGGAGAAGGAATGGCTCGCGCCCTCGGATGGCCGCTATGGCGATGTGACGAAGCCCGAGACGATGGAAAACCCGCTCGCGGCGGTGCAGATGGGGCTGATCTACGTCAACCCCGAGGGGGTGAACGGCAAGCCCGATCCGGCGGCGACGGCGCTGCAGATGCGCGAGACTTTCGCGCGGATGGCGATGAACGATGAGGAAACCGTCGCGCTGACCGCGGGGGGCCATACGATCGGCAAATGCCACGGCAACGGCACGGTGGACGCGCTCTCGCCGGACCCGGAGGCCGCGGGGCCGGAGTTCCAGGGCCTGGGCTGGATGAACACCAAGGGCCGCGGGATCGGGCGCAACACCATGGTGTCGGGGATCGAGGGCGCCTGGACGACGAACCCGACGAAATGGGACATGGGCTATTTCGAGATGCTCTTCAACAATGAGTGGGAGCTGAAAAAATCGCCCGCCGGCGCGCATCAATGGGAGCCGGTGAACCTGCCCGAGGCGTTCATGGCGCCCGATGTCGAGGACCCCTCGATCAAGACCATGCCGATCATGACCGATGCCGACATGGCGCTGAAGGTCGACCCGATCTATCGCGCGATCTGCGAGAAATTCATGGCCGACCCGGCCTATTTCGACGAATGTTTCGCGAAGGCCTGGTTCAAGCTGACCCACCGCGACATGGGCCCGCGGGCGCGCTGGATCGGGCCGGATCTGCCGGCGGAAGACCTGATCTGGCAAGATCCGGTGCCCGCAGGCGCGACGGATTGGGATATCGGCGCGGTCAAGGCGGCGATCCGGGCCTCGGGGCTGGCGCGGGCCGATCTGATCGCGACGGCTTGGGATTCGGCGCGCACCTATCGCGGCTCGGATATGCGGGGCGGCGCGAATGGCGCGCGGATCCGGCTTGCGCCGCAAAACGGCTGGGAGGGCAATGAGCCCGAGCGGCTGGCGCGGGTGCTCGCGGTGCTCGAGCCGATTGCGGCGGCGCATGGGGCATCGGTCGCGGATGTGATCGTGCTGGGCGGTTCGGTCGCGGTCGAGGATGCGGCGGCCGAGGCGGGCTACCCGGTCGAGGTGCCGTTTGCGCCGGGGCGCGGCGACGCGAGCGCGGAGATGACCGATGTCGAAAGTTTCGCCGTGCTCGAGCCGCTGGCCGACGGGTTCCGCAACTGGGCCAAGAAGGATTACGTCGTCTCGCCCGAGGAGATGTTGCTCGACCGGGCGCAGCTGATGGGGCTCACGGCGCCGCAGATGACGGTTCTGATCGGGGGCATGCGGGCGCTTGGCGCCAATTACGGCGGCTCGCCCGATGGGGTGATGACCGACCGGGTCGGCGCGCTGACGCCCGATTTCTTCGTCAATCTGACCGATATGGCGAACGCTTGGGTGCCGGTCGGCAAGAACCGTTACGAGATCCGCGACCGGGCGACGGGGGCGGTGAAATGGACGGCGAGCCGGGTCGATCTGGTGTTTGGCTCGAACTCGGTGCTGCGGGCCTATGCCGAGGTCTATGCGCAGGACGATAACGCCGGCAAGTTCGTGGAAGATTTCGTGGCGGCTTGGGTGAGGGTGATGAATGCGGATCGCTTCGACCTGAGCTGA
- a CDS encoding hydrogen peroxide-inducible genes activator has protein sequence MIGLTMKHLRYFDALAREGHFGRAAEACSVTQPALSVQIRELEALVGAPLIERGPRGARLTALGEDFATRTRAILRSVDELDAVARAARTPLTGHLRLGVIPTVAPYLLPRLITGLGRTLPGLELRPREAITSKLIADLHEGRLDAALVALPISEPALIEAPILEEEFVLVRAQADADRPVPGPEGLREMRLLLLEEGHCFRDQALSFCKLPARGAREIMEGSSLATLVQMVGAGFGVTLIPEMAVAVEARSAPVALTRLPAPRPSRRLGLVWRKTNPLAEDLARLAQVMRRIIRPEAGAPAE, from the coding sequence ATGATTGGCCTGACCATGAAACATCTGCGCTATTTCGACGCCCTCGCCCGCGAGGGCCATTTCGGCCGCGCGGCCGAGGCCTGCTCGGTGACCCAGCCCGCGCTTTCGGTGCAGATCCGCGAGCTCGAGGCGCTGGTCGGCGCGCCGCTCATCGAGCGCGGCCCGCGCGGCGCGCGCCTCACCGCGCTCGGCGAGGATTTCGCCACCCGCACCCGCGCGATCCTGCGCTCGGTCGATGAGCTCGACGCGGTGGCCCGCGCCGCGCGCACGCCGCTCACCGGCCATCTGCGGCTCGGCGTGATCCCCACCGTCGCGCCCTATCTCTTGCCGCGGCTGATCACCGGGCTTGGCCGCACCCTGCCCGGCCTCGAGCTGCGCCCGCGCGAGGCGATCACCTCGAAGCTCATCGCGGACCTGCACGAGGGCCGGCTTGACGCCGCGCTCGTCGCGCTGCCGATCTCCGAACCCGCGCTGATCGAGGCGCCGATCCTCGAGGAGGAATTCGTCCTCGTGCGCGCGCAGGCCGATGCCGACCGCCCGGTGCCCGGCCCCGAGGGGCTGCGCGAGATGCGGCTCCTGCTCCTCGAGGAGGGGCATTGCTTCCGCGATCAGGCGCTGTCGTTTTGCAAGCTCCCCGCGCGGGGCGCGCGCGAGATCATGGAGGGCAGCTCGCTCGCGACGCTTGTGCAGATGGTCGGCGCGGGCTTCGGCGTGACGCTGATCCCCGAGATGGCGGTCGCGGTCGAGGCGCGTTCGGCGCCCGTCGCGCTCACCCGCCTGCCTGCGCCGCGCCCCTCGCGCCGGCTCGGGCTCGTCTGGCGCAAGACCAATCCGCTCGCCGAAGATCTCGCCCGCCTCGCGCAGGTGATGCGGCGGATCATTCGTCCCGAAGCCGGCGCACCAGCTGAATGA
- a CDS encoding LysR family transcriptional regulator, with the protein MELRHIRYFLAVAEERNFTRAAERLGIAQPPLSQQIRALEAEVGAQLFHRVPHGAELTEAGAAFRARVAQMPGLAREALEAARRAARGEAGALALGFTGAGALNPAVPRLIRTFRRERPGVALRLVEANSIALREDLVAGRLDVALLRPAASDPVEITCTPLVAEPLIAAVPRALDPEPGRADLALGDLADLPLILTPRAIGISLHDCALEACRAAGFEPVLGQPAPQIASILSLVAAELGFSLVPASMRQLAMERIVYKTLRGPQTSVAIAAGVLRGPLSPTAAAFIQLVRRLRDE; encoded by the coding sequence ATGGAGCTGCGCCACATCCGCTATTTCCTCGCCGTCGCCGAGGAGCGCAATTTCACCCGCGCCGCCGAGCGGCTCGGCATCGCGCAGCCGCCGCTGAGCCAGCAGATCCGCGCGCTCGAGGCCGAGGTGGGCGCGCAGCTCTTCCACCGGGTGCCGCATGGCGCGGAGCTGACCGAGGCGGGGGCGGCGTTCCGGGCGCGGGTGGCGCAGATGCCGGGGCTCGCGCGCGAGGCGCTCGAGGCCGCGCGGCGGGCGGCGCGGGGCGAGGCAGGGGCGCTGGCGCTCGGCTTTACCGGGGCGGGGGCGCTCAACCCGGCGGTGCCGCGGCTGATCCGCACCTTCCGGCGCGAGCGGCCAGGGGTGGCGCTGCGGCTCGTCGAGGCCAATTCGATCGCGCTGCGCGAGGATCTGGTGGCGGGGCGGCTCGATGTGGCGCTGTTGCGGCCCGCGGCCTCGGACCCGGTCGAGATCACCTGCACGCCGCTCGTGGCCGAGCCGCTGATCGCGGCGGTGCCGCGCGCGCTCGACCCCGAGCCCGGGCGCGCCGATCTGGCGCTCGGCGATCTCGCCGATCTGCCCTTGATCCTCACCCCCCGCGCGATCGGGATCAGCTTGCATGATTGCGCGCTCGAGGCCTGCCGGGCGGCGGGGTTCGAGCCGGTGCTCGGCCAGCCCGCGCCGCAGATCGCCTCGATCCTGTCGCTCGTCGCGGCCGAGCTCGGCTTCTCGCTGGTGCCCGCCTCGATGCGCCAGCTCGCGATGGAGCGGATCGTCTACAAGACCCTGCGCGGGCCGCAGACCTCGGTCGCGATCGCGGCGGGGGTGCTGCGCGGGCCGCTCTCGCCCACCGCGGCGGCCTTCATTCAGCTGGTGCGCCGGCTTCGGGACGAATGA